The Kordia sp. SMS9 genome window below encodes:
- a CDS encoding BrxA/BrxB family bacilliredoxin: protein MYPPELVKPMRADLTAVGFEELHTVEAVDSALAKEGTTLVVVNSVCGCAAANARPGARMSLDNDKKPDNLVTVFAGVDREATDKARSYMIPFPPSSPSMALFKDGQLVHMLERHHIEGRPAEMIAENLKDAYNENC from the coding sequence ATGTATCCACCAGAATTGGTAAAACCAATGCGCGCCGATTTAACCGCAGTAGGTTTTGAAGAATTACATACGGTAGAAGCTGTTGACTCTGCGTTAGCAAAAGAAGGGACAACCTTAGTTGTTGTAAATTCAGTGTGTGGTTGTGCTGCAGCCAATGCAAGACCTGGCGCACGTATGTCTTTAGATAATGATAAAAAACCTGATAATTTAGTAACGGTTTTTGCAGGCGTAGATAGAGAAGCAACTGATAAAGCAAGAAGCTATATGATTCCTTTTCCTCCATCGTCTCCAAGCATGGCATTGTTTAAAGATGGACAGTTAGTACACATGTTAGAACGTCATCATATTGAAGGAAGACCAGCAGAAATGATTGCTGAAAACCTGAAAGATGCGTACAACGAAAATTGCTAA